The Dasypus novemcinctus isolate mDasNov1 chromosome 2, mDasNov1.1.hap2, whole genome shotgun sequence genome contains the following window.
ACGCTGGAGACGAGACCACACTGGAGACAAGACCACACCACGGCACACCGGAGACCGGACCACACCACAGCACACTGGAGATGAGACCGGGGAGGTGCACGGAGCCTTGGAGCCACAGATGGCCACACGGACCCACAACACCCAGTCTCCCTTTACACAAACTCAGGGGCCCCAGGTGCAGGTCACAGGCTCCACACCAACCCCACCGACAGCTCAGCTCTGGAAAGTCCCCAGGCTGGTCCTGGAATCGCCGATGGCACGGGGGGTTGAAGAGAGGCAGGTGGCAGGGAGTGTGGGGTGGTCAGGTTGCCTGGGGCACCCCCACGCCTCCCAGCCTTGCCACTCCCCAGCCTGGGACTAGGCCACGCCTCTCCTGTGGTCTCAGCCTTGGTTCCTGCATCGGTCAAATGGGGATGAGAATGCGAGGGGCCAGTGGGGTCAGAGACACCCATAAATGAAACTGCAAGAGGCAACCCCACCTGACTCCAGGTTCTCAGACCCAGGAGGCAAGCAGGGCTCTGTTCTAGGGAGAGGGTCTCAGGCCAGAGGAGCTACTAGGGAGAGCAGGATTTGGAGTGGAGATACTGAATCCAGCTGGTTCAAGGAACCCTGCCCCACCCTGTCCCAGGCGGGCACCCAAGTTCCAGCCATGCCATCTGGGGTCAGAGGCAGAGTCTCGAAAGTGAGCAGCCCCTGGACGTGGGCCAAGCGAGAGAAGAGCATTCTGGGAGGGGCACGAGTAGCTTGGAGGTGGCATGGTAGGTGTGTCCACACGGTGGCCtgcattgttttccttttctttcttgataATTGAGGACCTGAGGTTTCACGGTGCATTTAACTGGTCCCATGTGCCTTTGATAGCTCGCTCGCATTTCCAACCATGACAGATAGTTCTTCCCTCCAGGAAGTTGTGGGGACATGTATTTGGCCCACTGTAGGAGGGACATCAGCAGAAGTACCCATGTCTGTCCTCCCAGCACCCACCGCCCCCCATGCTGAGCACCCTTTGCAGAGAGAAGGAGTCAAGACCACTGGGTTTTATTAGAATCCAGAGGGGAAAAGACTTGGTCCCCATCCAGGCCCCTAGGGCCCCAaagctggagggagggagagcgGCAGAGCAGGGCATGGCCACGCTGCCCCCTGGGCCAACCTGCAGGAAGGAAAGGGGACAGCCCAGAGGAAGCTCCAGCTCTCTCCAGCTGGGCTGATGACACCGGGAGGGGTGGGATTAGAGCTCCTCTCTTGTGCCTGGAGTCTTCTCGGAGCAGGGCCCCCGGGGGTGCCCGCACAGCAACGCCTCCAGAGCCCCGTGGCCTTGCCGGTGGGCTTCATAGATCTGGTCTTCTCCAAACTCCCCCACATACTGCAAGCATGTCCCGTAGAGCCTAAGGGAGCCCGGCAGGAGCAGGGGCCTCAGACTCCACCCAGCCACAGGGGCCGGCGGTGGGGGGCGAACCAAGGCCCCGAGGGCCccactccttccctctctccttgtcCTCACCTGACGGGCCAGGGGCCCCCTGAGACCATCACGCTGATGCTGGGCTGTGGCCCCTGGCTGAGCCCTGGGCCTGTGAGGCGCTTCACCTGGTTCACTTCTTGGACCCCATATCTGGTAGCCGTGGGGAGCAGGGGGGTGCAGCGTTAGTGGAAGCCCAGCTGGAGAGCGGCCCGTCTCCACGAGGAGCTGAGTTGGCTACAACGCCTCACAGGCATTTGTAGAGCTCAGTGCCCAGCATCGCTCTGACAGAAAACTGAGACCTGATAAGGCGGAGCCCGGGATCCCGGGTCCCAGAGAGAGCCGGTGAGGCTGCTCTCCCACCTCTGGCACCCAGACATCACCCCAACCTGTCCCAACCACAGGCCAGAGTCCTCGGGGAGCGTGTGTGAGCTGTGTGACAGTGGCATCACCACCCACCAGCTCGTCcctggaggagagagggaggggctgAGAGGTGACTCACTCCTGCCAGCTCTGGTTGCAGCTCTGGTCCAGGACATCTGTATACGCTGACTCGCTCAACTCCTGCTGCCCCCCAGAGACTGGGGTGTGAAGCTTGGCCTCGGCCTCTGACAGATGTCGCCACATCTGGAACAAGGAGGGAGCAGGAGCCAGGGCTTCAGGACTGCACAGGACGGAGGGTGGGCGCCCAGGCGGCTCCCGGGAGCCGTTGGGGCAGGAAGCACCTGTGAGGCAAGTTGCGCAGTGGCCCCTCCCCGAAGCCTGCAAGTTGGGTCTGGGCCAGCTGAGGCCGGAACCCCTTccctgggatgggggtggggatgggaaacGCTGCGGGGGCAGGAGAGGCCCAGGGCACACCTGCCCTGAAACTTCTGCCCATTAGCACATGCTATTTTAAACAAGGGGAACGAGGGAAGAAACAACAGAGGCTGGTACTTACAGGCCATGTGCACAAACACGCAGAGACACGGAGACACAGACCTGCAGCACAGGTGCGTGTGTGCACGCAGACCACGGCCTCACACATGCATGCACGCGACACACATGCACACGAGTACACACGAGTGCACCCCTGGTCATGCACTGGGAGGAAGTTCAGACCTTAAGATGGCCCTGGAAAGGGAGAAGTctgagaagacaaataaatgattTCCTGAGATCCCAAGACCCTTTGAGGTGCCCCAGAATGCCTGGCCTCTTGATCAGGCAGATGGGCAAACTGGGGGATGGCGGTTTTTGGATGAGGTGTGGGTGCCAATTTATCATGGAAGTCTGACCTGGGGCTTGCTGCCTGGGGGTGGGAGGTTAGGGTTCAAAGGCCAGGGGTGGGGTCTGAGACAGGAAACACGGAGGGGTCTGGCCTGAGGAGGGGTCTTGGCAGGGCAGTGGACTGTGGGCCGAGGGGCTGCCTTACCTGGTAGGCCACGGCCCTGCAGGCGTCACAGCGCAGGTGGGCGGGCATGTGAGCCGAGTACTTCTCCTCGTCATCCAGCTGTGGTGCCGTGGCGGTGAGCGGGACCCTGTCCCCAGGGCGCCCTGTGATGGCGCACgcccccagcagcagcagcagcagcagcggcagtGGCAGTGGCATGGCCTCCGGAGCGGGCTTGGGGAGCGTGGACTCTGGCTGGGGTGCAGCTGTGCATGTGCGTGCGCGCGGTGGGGCTGCCCCGGACACCTGGCCCAGACCAATGGGGAAGCAACACCTCATGCTCCGTCCGGCGCCCTCCCCCCGGGCCCTGGAGACGCCACGTGTGCACCTTCTCTGGCAGGACCGCCTGGCTCCAGCCATCTCGGCCCCATTTCACAGAAGGGAACAATGAGGCAAggcgggggccggggtggggcgggCCCTGGGCAGGGATGCTGGAGGCCGATACCTCCCACGTCCTGGATCTGGCCGTGTGCCACACAGTGTGCTGAGCACCTGGTGGGGGGGAGGTGGTCACTGCCAACTTTCTACTGCAGAGGACTCTGAACTCAGGCAGAAGTGACAAACCTCAGGCCAGGCTAGCCTGATCAACCCCGAAACCCACCGGCCACTCAGTTGCTGGAAGGAATGAGGCCCCCGGGGTGGCCACCAGCGTGTCAAGCTCGCTGAGGTGGAACACCACCGTGTGCAAAGACACAAATGGTATCCTTCCCTGGCGCCCTCCACACAGCCATACCAGGCATGGGAGGGCaccgtggggggtggggggacagctAAAAAGGGACGCGGCAGGAATCAGGCACCTCACACACATTGTTTCAGCCATCATGTCTCAAGAGGTCAGCAATTTATTGCACACACAGGATGAGGTGAGGGACCCAGGGGTGGTTGGTGTCACTGGCTGAGGGGAGATGTCCAGGCCTTCCTGACCCATAGTTCTCCCACGTGGCTTCCAGTCCAGGTCGTTCCAGAGTCCCTgcctcacccccccacacacacacccagaggCCTGGAGCTTAGCGGAGGCCACCCGACTATTGGcactcccctcctccccaaaCTCATCACATCACAGGCCAGGCCAGCAAAGCTCAGCCCCTGCAGGCTGAGAACCACACAGACCAACTCCCATCCCGCAGGTCTCTCCTCATCTCCCCTCATCCCCCTCAGCCCCGATGCAAGGCCTGCCAGAGGCTCCTGCAGTCCCCAGGCAGTTGGAGCACAGCCTCCGGGTCCTGTCCCCATCCGAGCTGTGACCAGCCGCAGGCATGGTGGCCGTATCTGTTACTGAGGGGGTGGAACCAGGAGGCCGCAGGTCCCTCTGGCCTGCCCCACAGGGGGGTTTCCCTTCCACTGTCAGCCCTaacccaccctccaccccacccagagGGGTCAAGAGGCTCCTCCAGGACAACAGGACAACAATCCCCCCTGCTATAAGACCTTCCTGATGACTCATCTCTCCTGTCCCCCACCCCTGGGCCCAGGATGAGCTA
Protein-coding sequences here:
- the MZB1 gene encoding marginal zone B- and B1-cell-specific protein, encoding MPLPLPLLLLLLLGACAITGRPGDRVPLTATAPQLDDEEKYSAHMPAHLRCDACRAVAYQMWRHLSEAEAKLHTPVSGGQQELSESAYTDVLDQSCNQSWQEYGVQEVNQVKRLTGPGLSQGPQPSISVMVSGGPWPVRLYGTCLQYVGEFGEDQIYEAHRQGHGALEALLCGHPRGPCSEKTPGTREEL